Proteins from a single region of Sporosarcina sp. P33:
- the gcvPA gene encoding aminomethyl-transferring glycine dehydrogenase subunit GcvPA — MKHRYLPMTEQDKKDMLDTIGVSSIDELFSDIPEKVRFTGEYNIKPAKSETSLLKELGRLAAKNVNAQDYASFLGAGVYDHYRPVIVDHVISRSEFYTAYTPYQPEISQGELQAIFEFQTMICELTGMELANSSMYDGGTSLAEAGTLAAGHTRRKKLLVSAAVHSESQAVVKSYADGQSIEVVTIPHKDGVTDIDQLKELIDDGTAGVLVQYPNFFGQVEDLQAISDIAHENGALSIVSANPLALGILTPPGALGADITVGDAQPLGIAESFGGPHCGYFAVSKKLMRKVPGRLVGETNDDQGRRGYVLTLQAREQHIRRDKATSNICSNQALNALAASVAMTALGKEGIKEIAYQNLAKTAYAKQAFEKAGFDVKFGSAHFNELVVDCKEPVKEVNKRLLERGIIGGYDLSLVDENLANHALIAVTEQRTKEEIDAYVQELEAIHA, encoded by the coding sequence ATGAAGCATCGTTATCTTCCTATGACGGAGCAAGACAAGAAAGACATGCTCGACACAATTGGTGTGTCGTCCATCGATGAACTATTTTCCGATATTCCTGAAAAAGTACGTTTCACGGGTGAATATAACATCAAGCCGGCGAAATCGGAAACCTCTCTATTGAAAGAACTTGGCCGTTTGGCTGCGAAAAATGTCAACGCGCAAGATTATGCTTCTTTCTTGGGGGCAGGTGTATATGACCACTATCGTCCGGTTATCGTAGATCATGTAATCTCGCGTTCCGAATTTTACACAGCGTACACTCCGTACCAGCCGGAAATTTCACAGGGTGAATTGCAGGCGATTTTTGAATTCCAGACAATGATTTGCGAACTGACAGGAATGGAACTTGCGAACTCTTCTATGTATGACGGCGGGACATCACTTGCAGAAGCAGGTACACTTGCTGCCGGACATACACGCCGTAAGAAATTGCTTGTATCAGCTGCAGTTCATTCTGAGTCACAGGCAGTTGTGAAGTCTTATGCTGACGGTCAGTCTATCGAAGTTGTGACAATTCCTCATAAAGACGGTGTCACAGATATCGATCAATTAAAAGAGTTAATTGATGACGGGACAGCAGGCGTGCTTGTTCAATATCCAAACTTCTTTGGACAAGTGGAAGATCTTCAGGCGATCAGTGATATTGCCCATGAAAACGGTGCGCTGTCTATCGTATCGGCAAATCCGCTTGCATTAGGAATACTGACGCCGCCAGGAGCACTTGGTGCGGATATTACTGTTGGAGATGCACAGCCGCTAGGTATCGCAGAATCATTCGGGGGACCGCATTGTGGTTATTTCGCAGTATCGAAAAAGTTGATGCGTAAAGTTCCGGGCCGTTTGGTCGGGGAAACGAATGACGATCAGGGCCGCAGAGGCTATGTATTGACATTGCAGGCGCGCGAGCAGCATATTCGCCGTGATAAAGCGACATCCAATATTTGTTCCAATCAGGCATTGAATGCTCTTGCTGCATCTGTTGCGATGACAGCTCTCGGAAAAGAAGGAATTAAAGAAATCGCGTATCAGAACCTTGCGAAGACAGCATATGCAAAACAGGCATTTGAAAAAGCCGGATTTGACGTGAAGTTCGGTTCTGCTCATTTCAATGAACTCGTAGTAGATTGCAAAGAACCTGTCAAAGAGGTAAATAAGCGTTTGCTGGAACGCGGTATTATCGGCGGGTATGATCTAAGTCTTGTCGATGAAAATCTGGCTAATCACGCGCTGATTGCGGTTACAGAACAACGTACGAAAGAAGAAATCGATGCATACGTGCAAGAATTGGAGGCTATCCATGCATAA
- the gcvPB gene encoding aminomethyl-transferring glycine dehydrogenase subunit GcvPB codes for MHNENQSLIFELSKPGRIGYSLPELDVPEVDVASILPQGLIRTEDAELPEVSELDIMRHYTALSNRNHGVDTGFYPLGSCTMKYNPKINEAVARFPGFARVHPLQDESTVQGALEVAYDLQEHLAEITGMPQVTLQPAAGAHGEWTALMMIRAFHEANGDTGRTKVLVPDSAHGTNPASATVAGFDTVTVKSNEHGLVDLEDLKSKVGPDTAALMLTNPNTLGLFEEEILEMAAVVHGVGGKLYYDGANLNAVMSKARPGDMGFDAVHLNLHKTFTGPHGGGGPGSGPVGVTNELAAFMPKPVIEKVDDRFVLNYDVPQSIGRVKPYYGNFGIYLRAYTYIRSMGPDGLKAVTEYAVLNANYMMRRLEPYFDLPYTQHCKHEFVLSGRRQKKLGVRTLDMAKRLLDFGYHPPTIYFPLNVEEGMMIEPTETESKETLDNFIEAMIQIAKEVEENPEIVQEAPHTTVIGRLDETQAARKPVLRYTKEAAAVAETVR; via the coding sequence ATGCATAACGAAAATCAATCACTCATTTTTGAATTATCCAAGCCTGGACGTATCGGCTACAGTTTGCCTGAATTAGATGTGCCGGAAGTAGACGTTGCGTCCATTTTGCCGCAGGGGCTGATTCGAACAGAAGATGCCGAGCTTCCGGAAGTATCTGAATTGGATATTATGCGCCACTATACAGCATTGTCCAATCGTAACCATGGCGTCGACACAGGATTTTATCCACTCGGCTCTTGTACGATGAAATACAATCCGAAAATCAATGAAGCGGTTGCACGCTTCCCTGGATTCGCACGCGTTCACCCGCTGCAGGATGAATCGACTGTACAGGGTGCGCTTGAAGTGGCATATGATTTGCAGGAACATTTAGCTGAAATTACAGGCATGCCGCAAGTTACATTGCAGCCCGCAGCAGGTGCGCATGGTGAGTGGACAGCATTAATGATGATCCGTGCATTCCATGAAGCAAACGGTGATACAGGGCGCACTAAAGTATTGGTTCCTGACTCAGCACACGGTACAAACCCTGCATCTGCCACAGTAGCTGGATTTGATACCGTGACGGTAAAATCGAATGAGCATGGTTTAGTAGACCTCGAAGACTTAAAATCAAAAGTCGGACCTGATACAGCAGCATTGATGTTAACGAACCCGAACACACTTGGGCTTTTTGAGGAAGAGATTCTGGAAATGGCCGCTGTTGTTCACGGCGTTGGCGGAAAGCTGTATTATGACGGCGCCAACCTGAATGCGGTTATGTCTAAAGCACGGCCTGGCGACATGGGCTTTGACGCTGTGCACTTGAACTTGCACAAGACGTTTACCGGCCCTCACGGCGGCGGCGGTCCAGGTTCAGGTCCAGTGGGTGTAACAAATGAATTGGCCGCATTTATGCCGAAGCCGGTCATCGAAAAAGTGGACGATCGTTTCGTATTGAATTACGACGTACCGCAGTCTATCGGGCGCGTCAAACCATACTACGGCAACTTCGGTATTTATCTGCGTGCTTACACGTATATCCGTTCCATGGGGCCGGATGGTTTGAAAGCAGTAACAGAATACGCAGTGTTAAATGCCAACTATATGATGCGTCGTCTGGAGCCTTATTTCGACCTTCCGTATACACAGCACTGTAAACACGAATTTGTCTTATCCGGCCGCCGCCAGAAGAAACTGGGCGTGCGTACGCTGGATATGGCGAAGCGACTTCTGGATTTCGGCTATCATCCGCCAACGATTTACTTCCCGTTAAATGTTGAAGAGGGAATGATGATCGAACCGACAGAAACGGAATCAAAAGAAACATTGGATAACTTCATAGAAGCAATGATCCAGATTGCGAAAGAAGTAGAAGAAAATCCGGAAATCGTTCAGGAAGCACCGCATACAACAGTGATCGGCCGTCTGGATGAAACGCAGGCAGCGCGTAAACCGGTATTGCGTTACACAAAAGAAGCTGCAGCAGTAGCAGAAACTGTACGCTGA
- a CDS encoding ATP-binding protein: MKPSFLIPLHSSQYEKLTHYQYYGVVIEAILETLQERSPADWQIIQVDEFSSYTETMLPELIHRKQLPYESLCHIYPTLPTEKIQQDETVNAFALRNAETIDNQLIFFPQHQIAVANISYYVATGSTWSEHTVFAPSAAHVKKFIEALNELQREAMKTNITYLVDTEEGMEKKTYAAGTQINRSDVLLDEKLKNDLFRSIDEFFRDGGAFFKEYGLPYKRGILLYGSPGNGKTTLVRSITGTTDAPVVYWQITEFTGSHSVQEVFNTVERLAPAILVIEDMDSMPEHMRSTFLNILDGVHVRDGLFIIGTTNYPERIDPALINRAGRFDSTYEIKSPTEEVRKQYMEKLDRKQILSAEQITDIARETKGLSVSQLNELYMSIALTYHYEAVIQYKDRIRQLQKQHRQTTRNDWETDSPIGY; the protein is encoded by the coding sequence ATGAAGCCATCGTTTTTAATTCCTCTCCATTCGTCACAATACGAAAAGCTTACGCATTATCAGTATTACGGTGTTGTCATTGAGGCGATACTCGAAACCCTGCAGGAACGGTCTCCGGCTGATTGGCAAATAATCCAAGTCGATGAATTCTCTTCATACACGGAAACCATGCTGCCAGAACTGATTCACCGCAAACAACTGCCGTACGAGTCACTTTGTCATATTTATCCCACTCTGCCAACAGAAAAAATCCAGCAAGATGAAACAGTGAATGCGTTTGCCCTGCGAAATGCAGAAACCATCGACAATCAGCTGATTTTCTTTCCGCAGCACCAAATTGCTGTGGCCAATATCAGTTACTATGTCGCAACAGGTTCCACCTGGTCTGAACATACTGTGTTCGCTCCGTCTGCTGCGCATGTTAAAAAGTTCATTGAAGCATTAAATGAACTGCAGCGGGAAGCGATGAAAACGAATATTACTTATTTGGTGGACACTGAAGAAGGTATGGAGAAAAAGACATATGCAGCCGGGACACAAATCAATCGATCAGACGTCCTGCTCGATGAAAAATTGAAAAATGACCTATTTCGTTCAATTGATGAATTTTTCCGGGATGGCGGAGCATTTTTCAAAGAGTACGGCTTGCCGTATAAGCGCGGTATCCTGCTGTATGGCTCGCCCGGCAATGGCAAGACGACGCTCGTCCGTTCCATTACAGGCACAACTGATGCACCTGTTGTATACTGGCAAATCACAGAATTTACCGGCAGCCATTCGGTGCAAGAAGTATTCAACACGGTGGAACGCCTTGCCCCTGCCATTCTTGTTATCGAAGACATGGATTCCATGCCTGAACATATGAGAAGCACATTTCTCAATATCCTGGACGGCGTACATGTCCGTGACGGCTTATTTATCATTGGAACGACTAATTACCCCGAACGCATCGATCCGGCCCTGATCAATCGCGCAGGTCGTTTTGACAGCACATATGAAATCAAGTCCCCGACGGAAGAAGTACGGAAGCAATATATGGAAAAACTGGACCGCAAACAGATTCTGTCAGCTGAACAAATTACAGATATTGCCCGGGAAACAAAAGGGCTTTCCGTTTCACAGCTGAATGAGCTGTATATGTCAATTGCACTCACCTATCACTATGAAGCGGTGATTCAATACAAAGATCGTATCCGCCAGCTGCAAAAACAGCATAGACAAACCACAAGGAACGACTGGGAAACGGATTCGCCAATCGGTTATTAA
- a CDS encoding peptide-methionine (S)-S-oxide reductase, whose amino-acid sequence MEEVYVAGGCLWGVQAFIKTLPGVQVTEAGRANGTGYTLEGEYDGYAECVKTEFDPSVMTITDLMEYLFEIIDPYSLNKQGQDVGVKYRTGIYSEKPEHLQEAKAFLRSRNDYDKIMVEVLPLTNYVRSAEEHQNRLDKCPDEYCHIPEDILTKYK is encoded by the coding sequence ATGGAAGAGGTATATGTTGCCGGAGGATGTTTATGGGGAGTACAGGCTTTTATCAAAACGTTGCCCGGAGTCCAAGTTACAGAAGCGGGAAGAGCGAACGGAACGGGTTATACACTTGAAGGGGAGTATGATGGATACGCTGAGTGCGTAAAAACGGAATTTGATCCATCCGTCATGACGATAACAGATTTAATGGAGTATTTATTTGAAATCATTGATCCGTACAGTTTGAATAAACAGGGGCAGGATGTCGGAGTAAAATACAGAACCGGGATTTATAGTGAAAAGCCCGAACATCTCCAAGAGGCGAAAGCCTTTTTGCGCAGCAGAAATGACTATGACAAAATTATGGTGGAAGTACTTCCTTTAACAAATTATGTGAGAAGTGCAGAAGAGCATCAGAACAGGTTAGACAAGTGTCCGGATGAGTATTGTCATATTCCGGAAGACATTCTGACCAAGTATAAGTGA
- a CDS encoding rhodanese-like domain-containing protein, whose protein sequence is MKGEVFLSYYILGAAVLAVILYFVITYIRVGKALTTLTQEEFIKGYRKAQLIDVREPKDFEAGHILGARNIPFTQFTQRYKEIRPDKPVYLYDQNTSRTGRAALFLKKKGCTEIYQLRGGFKQWSGKIKTK, encoded by the coding sequence ATGAAGGGGGAAGTTTTTTTGAGTTATTATATTTTAGGGGCAGCTGTGCTCGCGGTCATCTTGTATTTTGTCATTACTTACATACGTGTCGGAAAAGCATTGACTACTTTAACGCAAGAAGAATTTATAAAGGGTTACCGCAAAGCACAATTAATCGATGTGCGTGAGCCAAAAGATTTTGAAGCCGGACATATTTTGGGCGCCCGCAATATTCCATTCACACAGTTTACACAGCGTTATAAAGAAATTCGTCCTGACAAGCCCGTCTATCTTTATGATCAGAACACCAGCCGCACCGGACGTGCTGCATTGTTTCTGAAGAAAAAGGGCTGTACGGAAATTTATCAGCTCCGCGGCGGATTCAAGCAGTGGTCAGGTAAGATCAAAACAAAATAA
- a CDS encoding GNAT family N-acetyltransferase, translating into MIHKLDINANNCAEDVLAVQLPSYLAEAELIGCFDLPPLQDTVHSLQQSGETFYGYYTNGELCGVISIQTDGEVMEIQRLIVHPAHFRKGIA; encoded by the coding sequence GTGATTCATAAATTGGATATAAACGCTAATAATTGTGCGGAAGACGTATTAGCTGTTCAGCTCCCTTCTTACCTGGCGGAGGCGGAATTAATTGGCTGCTTTGATCTGCCGCCTTTGCAAGACACCGTTCATTCTCTGCAGCAAAGCGGGGAGACTTTCTATGGCTATTATACAAATGGTGAATTATGCGGAGTGATATCCATACAAACGGACGGGGAAGTAATGGAAATACAGCGTTTAATCGTACATCCGGCACATTTCAGGAAGGGAATTGCCTAA
- a CDS encoding malate synthase has protein sequence MNLINEGITHNVFGEGSIVEHEDSVIVVDFNNVLKKFVYPDAFDNFITLNDQTIAKSLEEVFLKKRAEEAVLEKKRKEEKKIRLLEQQRRDILKNNKIHESSQIVFWLDEEEQSNLFNDWRISTGSIQSGKNKGRPNPVTRLRPNSAGVLTVRNSDQEETERRIVGLFMVNDIFTGSIGDDGLVPYHEDFRIQLTEQEAEKMLFWKYYVNKNYPHRTSWNSGKFRYFDNVWTAQMLKDIIALRTDEDEVKEAEDFLEYFCKLNALDIDNIPEASGAIQ, from the coding sequence ATGAATTTAATTAATGAAGGAATAACACACAACGTGTTTGGTGAAGGAAGTATTGTCGAACACGAGGACTCGGTGATTGTCGTAGATTTTAATAACGTTCTTAAAAAGTTCGTTTATCCTGATGCTTTCGACAATTTCATTACACTAAATGATCAAACGATCGCTAAATCTTTAGAGGAAGTTTTCTTAAAAAAGAGAGCGGAAGAAGCGGTGCTTGAAAAGAAACGCAAAGAAGAAAAAAAGATCCGGTTACTTGAACAGCAGCGAAGAGATATACTCAAGAACAACAAAATTCATGAAAGCTCACAAATTGTTTTTTGGCTGGATGAAGAGGAACAATCTAACCTGTTTAACGACTGGCGAATATCGACCGGCAGTATTCAAAGCGGAAAAAATAAAGGACGGCCAAACCCGGTAACCCGTTTGCGTCCGAACAGTGCGGGTGTTCTGACTGTGCGAAATTCAGATCAAGAGGAAACAGAAAGACGGATCGTCGGTCTCTTCATGGTGAATGACATATTTACCGGCTCGATAGGCGATGATGGGCTGGTGCCATATCATGAAGATTTCAGAATTCAGCTAACAGAACAGGAAGCTGAGAAAATGCTCTTCTGGAAGTATTACGTAAATAAAAACTACCCTCATCGAACTTCATGGAATTCAGGCAAATTCCGTTACTTTGACAATGTATGGACTGCCCAGATGCTAAAAGATATCATAGCATTACGAACGGATGAAGATGAGGTCAAGGAAGCAGAAGATTTTCTGGAATACTTCTGCAAACTGAATGCTTTGGATATAGACAATATTCCTGAAGCAAGCGGTGCTATACAATAA
- a CDS encoding S9 family peptidase, protein MADERIVVGAETKYPLNGILTIPDGANELVPAVVLVHGSGPSNMDEKIGNVHPFKDLAEGLSEKGIAVLRYDKRTYVYGKEMRKNRSLSVKEETIEDAILAADLLRKDSRIDSDKIFIIGHSLGGMLAPRIDAEGGNFAGIIIMAGTPRRLEEILMDQNNDVLNSLNKFLKAIAKKQIAALSSKLENISDLSDEEAKSTPVLGKHVKAYYLKEMGDHPSADYLLALHKPIFIMQGEKDFHVSVEKDFAGYKKILGDKPTVTYKLYPNLNHAFMPSVYGDIRKAKKEYKVAQHIDQQVIHDISDWIHSL, encoded by the coding sequence ATGGCTGACGAAAGAATAGTGGTAGGTGCTGAAACAAAATACCCGCTAAATGGTATATTAACGATTCCGGATGGAGCAAATGAATTGGTGCCTGCAGTTGTATTGGTTCATGGTTCCGGTCCAAGCAATATGGATGAAAAGATTGGTAATGTACATCCTTTTAAAGATCTGGCAGAAGGGTTGTCTGAAAAAGGGATTGCAGTGCTGCGTTATGATAAAAGGACATACGTATATGGCAAAGAAATGAGAAAAAATCGTTCACTGTCAGTAAAAGAAGAAACGATAGAAGATGCAATTCTTGCCGCTGATTTGCTGCGAAAGGATTCACGTATTGATTCAGACAAAATATTTATTATCGGTCACAGTTTAGGAGGAATGCTGGCGCCGCGAATCGATGCAGAAGGCGGAAATTTCGCCGGCATCATTATAATGGCCGGGACTCCCCGCCGGTTGGAAGAAATTTTAATGGATCAAAATAATGATGTTTTAAATTCTTTGAATAAATTTTTGAAAGCAATTGCAAAAAAACAAATAGCGGCATTGTCGTCAAAGCTGGAGAACATCTCTGATTTGAGTGATGAAGAAGCAAAATCAACTCCGGTTTTAGGAAAGCATGTGAAGGCCTACTATTTAAAAGAAATGGGTGACCATCCATCTGCTGACTATCTTCTTGCATTACATAAGCCCATATTTATCATGCAAGGGGAAAAGGATTTTCACGTATCAGTGGAAAAAGACTTTGCTGGTTATAAAAAAATATTGGGTGACAAACCAACTGTTACGTATAAACTGTATCCCAATTTGAACCATGCTTTTATGCCATCTGTTTATGGGGACATACGAAAAGCGAAAAAAGAGTATAAAGTGGCGCAGCATATCGATCAGCAAGTAATACATGATATTTCCGATTGGATTCATTCGTTATGA
- a CDS encoding metallophosphoesterase gives MKKRLLYSVLGIITISYFFWFQNNSLTMSKTEIRSANLPASFDQFKIIHLTDLHNKSFGKNQQRIVRKVTMFDPDIIVYTGDLIDSNRTGDEAGLLLMKELTKVAPVYYVTGNHEWWSGTFNSLERSLNTIGVHVLRNEQSALAMGDDNIHIAGIDDPAHGVNGVSEREIAMEDIKTLAEEMTTDTFTILLAHRPELLPLYAESDFDLVFSGHAHGGQIRIPFVGGLIAPNQGVLPVYTAGEYVLNHTVMMVGRGLGNSIIPLRVFNRPEIVAVTLEAADE, from the coding sequence ATGAAGAAAAGACTTCTCTATAGTGTGCTTGGGATTATAACAATCAGCTATTTTTTCTGGTTTCAAAATAATTCACTTACCATGAGCAAGACAGAGATCCGTTCTGCAAACCTGCCTGCCAGTTTTGATCAGTTCAAGATTATCCATTTGACCGATCTTCACAATAAAAGCTTTGGGAAGAATCAGCAAAGAATAGTCCGGAAAGTCACAATGTTTGATCCGGACATCATAGTTTATACCGGTGACCTCATCGATTCCAACAGGACGGGGGATGAAGCAGGGCTGCTGTTAATGAAAGAGCTGACGAAAGTTGCTCCTGTATACTATGTGACAGGAAATCACGAATGGTGGTCTGGGACATTCAATTCATTGGAACGTTCATTGAATACTATTGGCGTGCATGTTTTACGTAATGAGCAGTCTGCGCTGGCAATGGGGGATGATAACATCCATATTGCGGGTATTGATGACCCGGCGCACGGTGTCAATGGTGTATCGGAACGGGAAATAGCCATGGAAGATATAAAAACACTGGCAGAAGAAATGACAACAGATACTTTTACAATTTTGTTAGCACATCGTCCCGAGCTGCTGCCGCTTTACGCGGAGTCTGATTTTGATCTAGTATTTTCCGGTCATGCACATGGGGGACAAATCAGAATTCCTTTTGTCGGCGGTCTGATTGCGCCAAATCAAGGAGTGCTGCCCGTTTATACTGCCGGTGAATATGTGCTGAATCATACAGTGATGATGGTTGGAAGGGGACTCGGCAACAGCATTATACCGTTGAGAGTATTCAATCGTCCTGAGATTGTCGCAGTAACATTGGAGGCTGCGGACGAGTAA
- a CDS encoding cold-shock protein gives MEQGTVKWFNAEKGFGFIEREAGEDVFVHFSAIQSEGFKSLDEGQSVTFEIEEGQRGLQAANVQKA, from the coding sequence ATGGAACAAGGTACAGTTAAGTGGTTCAACGCAGAAAAAGGTTTTGGATTTATCGAACGTGAAGCAGGAGAGGACGTATTCGTACACTTCTCAGCTATTCAAAGTGAAGGTTTCAAATCTTTAGACGAAGGTCAAAGCGTAACATTTGAAATTGAAGAAGGACAGCGCGGCCTACAAGCTGCAAACGTTCAAAAAGCTTAA
- a CDS encoding catalase — translation MEKHDGGDCVNDGSVNDSRDTQKNRKSEQLDQFKVDNKGKKITTNQGVKVSNDEESVKAGVRGPTLIEGIHLKEKLMHFDRERIPERVVHARGYAAHGEFELYESLKDYTTAGFLQTAGQKTPVFTRFSNVAGSLGSVDTARDVRGFAVKFYTEEGNYDLVGNNIPVFFIQDSMKFPDLIHAVKPEPHNDIPQAASAHDTFWDFIANNQESAHMVMWQMSDRTIPRSWRMMEGFGVHTFRFVNSEGKATFVKFHWKPVLGVHSLVWDEAQKIAGKDADFQRRDLWECIENGYFAEYEFGVQLIAEEDEFMFDFDILDATKLWPEEIVPVKIIGKMTLNQNVTNVFAETEQAAFHPGNIVPGIDFTNDPLLQGRILSYSDTQIYRLGGPNFTEIPINRSVCPFHNNQRNGFNRQRIDVGQVSYHKNSLAGNTPSASTKEEGGFVHYAEKVEGRVIQARSESFNDHFSQARLFWNSMSPAEKKHITQSFSFEVGKVQSVSVKQQVVDMFSRVDNEMAALIAMNVGVNEPAGEQSTVEQSSPALSQERTNRFPYSLKVGIIIGDGFNDQEVKETIENLSKYGVWTYAIGEKIGKVTGSNGLVIHVSETFSTTAPVLFDSLYIVGGSAGNQAKFNSDSIYFINETFMHYKPMSIASTGQSLFTASEAKKGPGIILSDANTASSDEFVKAIAQQRFWDREIY, via the coding sequence ATGGAGAAGCATGATGGAGGAGATTGTGTGAACGACGGATCGGTTAACGATAGCAGAGATACACAAAAGAACAGAAAAAGTGAACAGCTTGATCAATTTAAGGTAGACAATAAAGGAAAAAAGATCACTACCAATCAGGGAGTTAAAGTATCAAATGATGAAGAGTCAGTAAAAGCAGGAGTGCGCGGTCCTACATTAATTGAAGGAATTCATTTAAAAGAAAAATTGATGCACTTTGACCGTGAACGAATTCCGGAACGCGTTGTTCATGCGAGGGGCTATGCAGCACACGGTGAATTCGAGCTGTATGAATCATTGAAAGATTATACTACAGCAGGTTTTCTTCAAACAGCCGGACAGAAGACGCCTGTTTTCACTCGGTTCTCCAATGTCGCGGGAAGCCTGGGTTCAGTCGATACAGCACGGGACGTACGAGGCTTTGCGGTGAAGTTTTACACAGAGGAAGGGAATTATGACTTAGTCGGGAATAATATTCCGGTATTTTTCATTCAAGATAGCATGAAATTCCCAGACCTCATTCATGCGGTCAAACCGGAACCTCATAACGATATACCCCAGGCCGCTTCAGCCCATGATACATTCTGGGATTTCATAGCCAATAATCAGGAATCTGCACATATGGTCATGTGGCAAATGTCAGACCGGACAATTCCAAGAAGCTGGCGTATGATGGAAGGGTTTGGCGTTCATACATTTCGCTTTGTGAACAGCGAAGGTAAAGCAACGTTTGTAAAGTTTCATTGGAAACCTGTGCTTGGTGTACATTCACTCGTTTGGGATGAGGCACAGAAGATCGCAGGTAAGGATGCAGACTTTCAGCGCAGGGATTTATGGGAATGCATCGAAAATGGCTATTTTGCTGAATATGAATTTGGCGTACAGTTGATTGCGGAAGAAGATGAGTTCATGTTTGACTTTGATATTCTTGACGCGACAAAACTATGGCCCGAAGAGATTGTCCCTGTGAAAATCATCGGAAAAATGACATTAAATCAAAATGTAACCAACGTATTTGCTGAAACGGAGCAAGCGGCATTCCATCCTGGGAATATAGTGCCTGGAATAGACTTCACCAATGATCCGCTGTTACAAGGAAGGATTTTATCATACAGCGACACACAGATTTACCGTCTGGGCGGTCCGAACTTCACTGAAATCCCTATCAATCGTTCGGTTTGCCCATTCCATAATAATCAGCGCAATGGATTTAATCGACAACGAATAGATGTGGGACAGGTAAGCTACCATAAGAATTCTTTAGCAGGAAACACCCCTTCTGCCTCAACAAAAGAAGAAGGCGGTTTCGTTCACTACGCGGAAAAGGTGGAAGGCCGTGTCATTCAGGCACGAAGCGAATCATTCAATGACCACTTTTCTCAGGCGAGGCTTTTTTGGAACAGCATGTCGCCGGCGGAGAAAAAGCATATCACCCAGTCATTCAGCTTTGAAGTCGGGAAAGTTCAAAGCGTAAGTGTGAAACAGCAAGTGGTTGATATGTTCAGTCGTGTTGACAATGAAATGGCCGCCTTAATTGCGATGAACGTCGGAGTAAATGAGCCGGCCGGCGAACAATCGACTGTGGAGCAATCTTCACCCGCCCTAAGTCAGGAGCGAACGAATCGCTTTCCCTACAGTTTAAAGGTCGGGATTATCATTGGCGACGGATTTAATGATCAGGAAGTGAAAGAAACGATTGAGAATCTGTCAAAGTATGGTGTCTGGACATATGCTATTGGCGAAAAAATCGGTAAAGTAACAGGGTCAAACGGACTTGTCATTCATGTAAGTGAAACGTTTTCAACAACGGCCCCTGTACTGTTTGATTCTCTCTACATCGTTGGAGGAAGTGCAGGTAATCAGGCAAAGTTTAACTCAGACAGTATCTATTTTATTAACGAAACATTTATGCATTACAAACCGATGAGTATTGCGTCAACAGGCCAGTCCCTATTTACGGCGTCTGAAGCCAAAAAGGGTCCGGGAATTATACTTTCTGATGCTAATACAGCATCCAGCGACGAATTTGTAAAAGCCATCGCTCAGCAACGTTTCTGGGACAGGGAAATTTATTAA